Proteins co-encoded in one Streptomyces sp. NBC_01283 genomic window:
- a CDS encoding RRQRL motif-containing zinc-binding protein produces MGTAYAKCYDPSGARYGVPTFPWRLAPDGLATRRQLRAKGLRPGGQPIAAQVMIRQRGRKSGAKVAYLYRLDKALPVRPMTSRKWGALALAMLARRTCPVCHLDAGYCIPASLGMCVPCAYPEEQCTA; encoded by the coding sequence ATGGGCACCGCATACGCCAAGTGCTACGACCCCAGCGGCGCCCGCTACGGCGTGCCCACGTTCCCCTGGCGCCTCGCCCCGGACGGCCTGGCCACCCGCAGGCAGCTCCGTGCGAAGGGGCTGCGTCCGGGCGGTCAGCCGATAGCGGCTCAGGTGATGATCCGCCAGCGCGGCCGGAAGTCCGGCGCGAAGGTCGCCTACCTCTACCGCCTCGACAAGGCGCTTCCAGTGCGGCCGATGACCTCGCGCAAGTGGGGCGCGCTCGCGCTGGCGATGCTCGCCCGCCGCACCTGCCCGGTCTGCCACCTGGACGCCGGGTACTGCATCCCGGCCTCGCTCGGCATGTGCGTGCCCTGCGCCTACCCCGAAGAACAGTGCACCGCCTGA
- a CDS encoding bifunctional DNA primase/polymerase, which yields MTPACPPALLSAALHAAARGWHVFPLRVGDKPPALHGETRCPGTGECADGHRKFEQRATRDPARIHTAWATRPFNIGIATGPSGLVVVDLDMPKAKDPKGTPSGVTTFAALCERSGQAVPATYRVRTASGGEHLYFTAPDGVRLHNTKETLAPKVDTRAWGGYVVAPGSTTPYGSYTVLDDAPVLALPGWLRDALTPRQRPAGPLPLNVPRHGTRCAQVALDRERAAIEAAPEGKREETLFKAARAMGRFVAWGDIPRHEVEQAFQLSGESTGLPASQCRATLRSALNWAIRTCQPRRTA from the coding sequence ATGACACCTGCCTGCCCTCCCGCGCTGCTCTCCGCAGCGCTCCATGCCGCAGCACGCGGCTGGCACGTCTTCCCCCTGCGCGTCGGCGACAAGCCGCCCGCCCTGCACGGCGAGACCCGTTGCCCCGGTACCGGCGAGTGCGCCGACGGGCACCGTAAGTTCGAGCAGCGCGCCACCCGCGACCCCGCCCGCATCCACACCGCATGGGCCACGCGCCCGTTCAACATCGGCATCGCCACCGGCCCCTCCGGTCTGGTCGTCGTCGATCTCGACATGCCCAAGGCCAAGGACCCGAAGGGCACGCCTAGCGGCGTGACGACCTTTGCGGCGCTCTGCGAGCGCTCCGGACAGGCTGTCCCTGCTACCTACCGGGTGCGGACCGCGAGCGGCGGGGAGCACCTGTACTTCACCGCCCCCGACGGGGTGCGCCTGCACAACACGAAGGAGACCTTGGCGCCCAAGGTCGACACCCGTGCGTGGGGCGGGTACGTGGTCGCTCCCGGCAGCACCACGCCGTACGGCTCGTACACGGTCCTCGATGACGCCCCGGTACTTGCCTTGCCAGGCTGGCTCCGGGACGCTCTCACGCCCCGCCAGCGGCCCGCAGGCCCCCTCCCGCTGAACGTGCCCCGGCACGGAACCCGCTGTGCGCAGGTCGCCTTGGACCGCGAACGCGCCGCCATCGAGGCCGCGCCGGAAGGCAAGCGCGAGGAGACCCTGTTCAAGGCCGCCCGCGCCATGGGCCGCTTCGTGGCCTGGGGCGACATCCCCCGCCACGAGGTGGAGCAGGCTTTTCAGCTCTCGGGCGAGTCCACCGGACTCCCGGCCTCCCAGTGCCGCGCCACTCTGCGCAGCGCTCTGAACTGGGCCATCCGCACGTGCCAGCCCCGGAGGACGGCATGA
- a CDS encoding DUF2637 domain-containing protein: MTPKQLAGAERTLSVGTWTITFGAILFSVLTVTPLVQRTTAAEWDWTAPILPLVVDSAVVIVIRLDSTVARLGGEAGTWPGILRWLTGLMTVALNIGESALKGDLVGVGVHLVAPALLIATGEAGLAYRRAISRRLDELAREQSEQSERERCERQARERAAREEREREREMRERREREAREHAERLEAQRAEREAVERREQREHEERLRREEAERQERARREQRQYEQEREDRERAERERREQQERAAREQRERESRERAEAAARERAARPKTTPQTRAVNTASVTKMNETDALAAVRAGHAAGDSVRTIADRTGWSVGWVNARVQDLRDDQVAA; the protein is encoded by the coding sequence ATGACGCCCAAGCAACTCGCGGGCGCGGAACGGACCTTGAGCGTAGGCACCTGGACGATCACGTTCGGCGCGATCCTCTTCAGCGTCCTGACGGTTACCCCGCTCGTGCAGCGCACCACGGCTGCCGAGTGGGACTGGACGGCACCGATCCTGCCGCTCGTGGTCGACTCCGCGGTCGTCATCGTGATCCGCCTGGATTCCACGGTGGCCCGTCTGGGGGGCGAGGCCGGTACGTGGCCGGGCATCCTGCGTTGGCTCACCGGATTGATGACGGTCGCGCTCAACATCGGCGAATCGGCGCTCAAGGGTGATCTCGTCGGCGTGGGTGTTCACCTCGTTGCCCCCGCCCTGCTGATTGCGACCGGAGAGGCCGGACTCGCTTACCGTCGCGCGATCTCCCGGCGCCTGGATGAACTCGCCCGTGAACAGTCCGAGCAGTCCGAGCGTGAACGCTGCGAACGGCAGGCCCGTGAACGGGCCGCCCGCGAGGAGCGTGAACGCGAACGCGAGATGCGTGAACGCCGGGAGCGCGAGGCTCGCGAACACGCTGAGCGGCTCGAAGCACAGCGGGCCGAACGGGAAGCCGTAGAACGCCGTGAACAGCGCGAACATGAGGAACGCCTCCGTCGCGAGGAAGCCGAGCGGCAGGAACGGGCCCGGCGCGAGCAGCGGCAGTACGAGCAGGAGCGCGAGGACCGCGAGCGGGCCGAACGCGAGCGGCGTGAACAGCAAGAGCGGGCCGCCCGTGAACAGCGCGAACGCGAGAGCCGTGAACGGGCCGAGGCTGCCGCTCGTGAACGCGCCGCGCGGCCCAAGACAACCCCGCAGACGCGAGCGGTGAACACCGCGTCGGTCACGAAGATGAACGAGACCGACGCCCTCGCCGCCGTCCGTGCCGGGCATGCCGCGGGCGACTCCGTGCGCACCATCGCCGATCGCACGGGCTGGTCGGTCGGCTGGGTCAACGCCCGCGTGCAGGACCTCCGCGACGACCAAGTGGCCGCGTGA
- a CDS encoding helix-turn-helix domain-containing protein, with amino-acid sequence MATSTTNDPRATLRAGLPDRYLTPDDIAEIFKVPKETVYQWRKKRTGPPGFRVGKYIRYDPAAVHDWARERMADEDAA; translated from the coding sequence GTGGCCACGTCCACGACGAACGACCCCCGCGCGACGCTCCGGGCCGGGCTCCCGGACCGCTATCTCACCCCCGACGACATCGCCGAGATATTCAAGGTGCCCAAGGAGACCGTCTACCAGTGGCGCAAGAAGCGCACAGGCCCGCCCGGCTTCCGCGTCGGCAAGTACATCCGCTACGACCCCGCCGCCGTCCACGACTGGGCCAGGGAACGCATGGCGGATGAGGACGCCGCCTGA
- a CDS encoding YfjI family protein, with the protein MSAQPVDTDLWAGQDLTDEPAPTETPWEEPIPLTGRRELPVFPAHVFPAWLREFVTAVAEETQTPIDLAGSVALSTLATASGGRAVVHVRGNWREPTNLFVVCALPPANRKSAVFALLTDPLYEAEKQLKATMAPAIVEAALTARLAKEAADKAAAKAVNAEGGKREELVAEAIGLAQTAESVAVPVEPLLLADDSTSETVTSLIAEQGGRLAVMSAEGGIFDIIAGRYSGAPNMEVFLKGHAGDRLRVNRQTRREYIDHPALTIGLAVQPDVLRDIAKVKGFDGRGLLARFLYSLPTSLVGEREIITDPIPEETRATYERNVVALTLSLAEWTDPAVIQLSPEADQALIGYQKRVEPQLRARGGALGHISNWAGKLAGAVARMAALLHLAEHLDRGHTTPVTEATMSNAITLGEYFTAHALAVFDVMGADPTVGRARAVLEALRAGGWEDVSRRDLFTKLSRSEFPNVADLEPATALLEEHGYLRSYQPERTGARGRPPAPRYRLHPALRETEA; encoded by the coding sequence ATGAGCGCACAGCCTGTGGACACCGACCTGTGGGCCGGACAGGACCTCACTGACGAACCGGCGCCCACCGAAACCCCGTGGGAAGAACCCATCCCGCTCACCGGGCGACGTGAGCTTCCCGTCTTCCCCGCGCACGTCTTCCCCGCCTGGCTGCGGGAGTTCGTGACAGCCGTCGCGGAGGAGACCCAGACGCCCATCGACCTTGCGGGCTCCGTGGCCCTGTCCACCCTGGCCACTGCGTCCGGCGGACGTGCGGTCGTTCACGTGCGGGGCAACTGGCGTGAGCCCACGAACCTGTTCGTGGTCTGCGCACTGCCCCCGGCCAACCGCAAGTCAGCCGTCTTCGCCCTGCTCACCGACCCGCTGTACGAGGCCGAGAAGCAGCTCAAGGCGACCATGGCGCCCGCCATCGTCGAAGCGGCCCTGACCGCCCGCCTGGCCAAGGAAGCAGCTGACAAGGCCGCAGCCAAAGCCGTGAATGCCGAGGGCGGCAAGCGCGAGGAGCTGGTAGCCGAGGCCATCGGGCTCGCGCAGACCGCCGAATCGGTAGCCGTTCCGGTCGAACCGCTGCTCCTGGCCGACGACTCCACCTCTGAGACGGTCACCTCGCTCATTGCCGAGCAGGGTGGTCGCCTCGCGGTGATGTCGGCCGAGGGCGGGATCTTCGACATCATCGCCGGACGCTACTCCGGCGCCCCGAACATGGAGGTCTTCCTCAAAGGCCATGCCGGGGACCGGCTGCGGGTCAACCGGCAGACCCGCCGCGAGTACATCGACCACCCCGCGCTCACCATCGGCCTGGCCGTGCAGCCCGACGTGTTGCGCGACATTGCCAAGGTGAAGGGGTTCGATGGACGCGGGCTGCTGGCCCGCTTCCTGTACTCGCTGCCCACCTCCCTGGTGGGAGAGCGGGAGATCATCACTGATCCGATCCCGGAGGAGACCCGCGCGACCTATGAGCGCAACGTCGTCGCCCTCACGCTGTCTCTGGCGGAGTGGACCGACCCGGCGGTCATTCAGCTCAGCCCCGAGGCAGATCAAGCCCTCATCGGCTACCAGAAGCGCGTAGAGCCCCAACTCAGGGCGCGTGGCGGTGCGTTGGGGCACATTTCCAACTGGGCGGGCAAACTCGCCGGAGCCGTTGCCCGCATGGCCGCTCTCCTGCACCTGGCAGAGCACCTCGATCGTGGCCACACCACGCCGGTCACCGAGGCCACCATGAGCAACGCGATCACGCTGGGGGAGTACTTCACCGCTCACGCGCTCGCTGTCTTCGACGTCATGGGCGCCGATCCCACCGTGGGCCGCGCCCGCGCCGTACTCGAAGCGCTGCGGGCGGGCGGCTGGGAGGACGTCAGCCGCCGGGATCTGTTCACCAAGCTGTCCCGCAGCGAGTTCCCCAACGTCGCCGATCTCGAACCGGCGACCGCGCTGCTCGAAGAGCACGGCTATCTCCGCAGCTACCAGCCCGAGCGCACCGGGGCACGTGGGCGACCACCCGCACCCCGCTACCGCCTCCACCCCGCCCTGCGGGAGACCGAGGCGTGA
- a CDS encoding tyrosine-type recombinase/integrase, with amino-acid sequence MAGHIQDRWFKTENETDADGKTTRVKTDRHGKGLRYRARYVGPDGTEKSKSFRDGQKRLAEKWLSNTEADMGSGQYVDPRAAKKTFQQYTEKWLSTLGADPNTIESMNSQLRLHAFPYIGSRPLGSFKPEHIREWVAELEASVPGSYGRIIYANVRSALSAAVDDGYLSRNPVSARSVKPPAVDAKRVVPWSVERVFAVQEALPDRYQAMADLGAGCGMRQGEILGIAVDAIDFEADTLHVVQQLKLSGSKPVFALPKGGKTRDVPLPGPVADALRAHMKQFPPVEITLPWKTSDGPKTTRQILFTAPIGNHVWRTTLNETAWKPALVKAGVIPEPETKGDDYAAAREHGMHALRHFYASALLDGGENIKAVSEYLGHSNAALTLRIYAHLMPSSRERTRKAIATVYDSASRSL; translated from the coding sequence GTGGCTGGCCACATCCAAGACCGCTGGTTCAAGACCGAGAACGAGACCGACGCCGACGGCAAGACAACCCGCGTCAAGACCGACCGACACGGCAAGGGGCTGCGCTATCGGGCGCGCTACGTAGGCCCCGACGGCACCGAGAAGTCCAAGAGCTTCCGTGACGGTCAGAAGCGCCTCGCCGAGAAGTGGCTGAGCAACACCGAGGCCGACATGGGCAGCGGGCAGTACGTCGACCCGCGCGCGGCCAAGAAGACCTTTCAGCAGTACACGGAGAAGTGGCTGAGCACGCTTGGGGCGGACCCGAACACCATCGAGTCCATGAATTCCCAACTCAGGCTGCACGCCTTCCCGTACATCGGGTCGCGCCCGCTCGGGTCGTTCAAGCCGGAGCACATTCGTGAGTGGGTGGCGGAACTTGAAGCGAGCGTGCCTGGCTCGTACGGCCGGATCATCTACGCGAACGTTCGCTCCGCCCTGAGCGCGGCTGTCGACGACGGATATCTGAGCCGCAATCCCGTCTCCGCTCGCTCCGTGAAACCGCCGGCCGTTGACGCCAAGCGCGTCGTGCCATGGTCCGTTGAGCGGGTATTCGCTGTGCAGGAGGCGCTGCCGGATCGCTATCAGGCAATGGCCGACCTGGGGGCGGGATGCGGGATGCGGCAGGGCGAGATCTTGGGCATCGCGGTGGACGCAATCGACTTCGAAGCGGACACGCTGCACGTGGTGCAACAGCTCAAGCTCAGCGGAAGTAAGCCTGTCTTCGCTCTCCCCAAGGGCGGCAAGACACGGGACGTTCCCCTACCAGGGCCCGTGGCCGACGCGCTCAGGGCCCACATGAAGCAATTCCCGCCGGTCGAAATCACCCTGCCCTGGAAGACGTCTGACGGGCCTAAGACGACCCGTCAGATCCTCTTCACGGCGCCCATCGGCAACCACGTGTGGCGCACCACCCTGAACGAGACCGCGTGGAAGCCTGCTCTCGTCAAGGCAGGAGTCATTCCCGAGCCAGAGACGAAGGGCGACGACTACGCGGCGGCACGCGAGCACGGCATGCACGCACTGAGGCACTTCTACGCCTCGGCGCTCCTAGATGGTGGGGAGAACATCAAGGCCGTCAGTGAGTACCTTGGACACAGCAACGCGGCCCTGACGCTGAGGATCTACGCCCACCTCATGCCGAGTAGCCGGGAGCGGACTCGGAAGGCCATCGCGACCGTCTACGACAGTGCCTCTCGATCGCTTTGA
- a CDS encoding cell division protein FtsK encodes MNHDDENNLFNRLEAEMATEAGGDVVDLDAARTARAESATPDPVPDGPGVESGSPERPVMVDQPTAKAAGPGYLGRLRGARRRAVVPEWLRSMAELKTATAWVASHYAHATGYHALRSPIYAARLTLQAPAGAAKFVGGTLRWVADREGEPVRLAAVRREDAAEYLKLSRQRDGRVRLRTLVAVLSMFVGLGAALAIYVLAPTWLQAISVSAVTMALGFAGRRADDPVIHKAVELPKATKLTSDIVLRALGALGIPAINQAQGKGRDGFEFTAPITRDGPGWRAEGNLPFGVTVTDVIERRDRLASGLRRPLGCVWPEAVPDEHTGRLVLWVGDQDMSTAKKPKWPLLTSGSVNLFKPVAYGTDQRGRWVEVTLMYIAGIIGAIPRMGKTFLLRLLLLIAALDSRAELHTYDMKGTGDLDPVGNAVSHRHAAGDDDEAITYALNDFRALREELRRRTKVIRSLPRDICPESKVTSQLADKPSLGLHPIVIGVDECQVLFEHPKHKDEFEEIATDLVKRGPATGIVLLLATQRPDAKALPTGISANASARWCLKVMGQLENDMVLGTSAYKRGVRATMFAWGDKGIHYFVGEGSDARIVSSAYVDGPGADRIAARARKLREDAGRLSGHALGEEPEVTASAYDLLADILAVVTAKEPKLWSETIVTRLAELRPEVYEGWGPEALNAALKPHGIATVQVGRRVDGKVVNRRGVDRSHITTAIAERDGKRDAG; translated from the coding sequence GTGAATCACGACGACGAAAACAACCTGTTCAACCGGCTCGAAGCCGAGATGGCCACCGAGGCTGGCGGCGACGTGGTCGACCTCGACGCAGCCCGCACCGCCCGTGCCGAATCGGCCACCCCCGACCCCGTTCCGGATGGTCCGGGCGTTGAGTCGGGCAGTCCGGAGCGTCCGGTCATGGTTGACCAGCCGACCGCGAAGGCTGCTGGTCCGGGCTACCTGGGTCGACTGCGGGGTGCCCGCCGTCGCGCGGTCGTCCCGGAGTGGCTGCGGTCGATGGCGGAGCTGAAGACGGCCACCGCGTGGGTGGCCAGCCACTATGCGCACGCCACCGGCTATCACGCGCTGCGCTCCCCGATCTACGCCGCCCGCCTCACTCTCCAGGCACCGGCCGGGGCGGCGAAGTTCGTGGGCGGGACGCTGCGTTGGGTCGCCGACCGCGAGGGTGAGCCGGTGCGCCTGGCTGCCGTGCGTCGCGAGGACGCGGCCGAGTACCTCAAGCTCTCGCGGCAGCGCGATGGCCGGGTGCGGCTGCGCACGCTGGTCGCGGTGCTGTCGATGTTCGTCGGGCTGGGGGCAGCGCTCGCCATTTACGTGCTCGCCCCGACTTGGTTGCAGGCGATCTCGGTCAGCGCGGTCACGATGGCGCTCGGCTTCGCCGGACGCCGCGCGGATGACCCGGTCATCCACAAGGCCGTGGAACTGCCCAAGGCAACCAAGCTGACCAGCGATATCGTGCTGCGCGCACTCGGGGCGCTGGGCATTCCGGCGATCAATCAGGCGCAGGGCAAGGGCCGGGACGGGTTCGAGTTCACTGCCCCGATCACCCGGGATGGTCCGGGATGGCGCGCGGAGGGCAACTTGCCCTTCGGCGTGACGGTCACTGACGTGATCGAGCGCCGTGACCGGCTCGCTTCGGGTCTGCGCCGTCCGCTGGGCTGCGTGTGGCCCGAAGCCGTGCCGGATGAGCACACCGGGCGCCTGGTGCTGTGGGTCGGCGATCAGGACATGTCGACCGCCAAGAAGCCCAAGTGGCCTCTGCTCACCAGTGGTTCGGTGAACCTGTTCAAGCCGGTCGCCTACGGCACTGACCAGCGAGGACGCTGGGTCGAAGTCACGCTCATGTACATCGCGGGGATCATCGGCGCCATCCCGCGCATGGGCAAGACCTTCCTCCTGCGTCTCCTGCTGCTGATTGCGGCGCTGGATTCGCGGGCTGAGCTGCACACCTACGACATGAAGGGCACCGGCGACCTCGATCCGGTGGGCAACGCGGTCTCCCATCGGCACGCCGCCGGGGACGATGATGAGGCCATCACCTACGCGCTGAACGACTTCCGCGCGCTGCGCGAGGAGCTGCGGCGCCGGACCAAGGTGATCCGCTCGCTCCCGCGGGACATCTGCCCGGAGTCGAAGGTGACCAGCCAACTCGCCGACAAGCCCTCCCTTGGGCTGCACCCCATCGTGATCGGGGTGGATGAGTGCCAGGTGCTGTTCGAGCACCCCAAGCACAAGGACGAGTTCGAGGAGATCGCCACCGACCTGGTCAAGCGCGGTCCGGCCACCGGCATCGTGCTCCTGCTCGCCACCCAGCGCCCCGACGCGAAGGCGCTGCCCACCGGGATCTCCGCGAACGCCTCGGCCCGCTGGTGCCTGAAAGTCATGGGCCAGCTCGAAAACGACATGGTCCTGGGCACCTCCGCCTACAAGCGCGGGGTGCGGGCGACCATGTTCGCCTGGGGTGACAAGGGCATCCACTACTTCGTCGGCGAAGGCTCCGATGCCCGCATCGTCTCCTCGGCCTACGTGGATGGCCCCGGAGCCGACCGCATCGCCGCACGGGCCCGCAAGCTCCGCGAAGACGCGGGCAGGCTTTCCGGGCACGCGCTGGGCGAGGAGCCGGAAGTCACCGCGAGCGCGTACGACTTGCTCGCCGACATCCTCGCCGTGGTCACGGCCAAGGAACCCAAGCTGTGGTCCGAGACGATCGTGACCCGCCTCGCCGAACTGCGGCCCGAGGTCTACGAGGGATGGGGCCCCGAAGCGCTGAACGCGGCGCTCAAGCCGCACGGCATCGCCACCGTCCAGGTGGGCCGCCGGGTGGACGGCAAGGTCGTCAACCGCCGGGGCGTCGACCGGTCCCACATCACCACCGCGATTGCGGAGCGTGACGGAAAGCGGGACGCGGGCTGA